The DNA window ttcaattcataaTTAACCAAACATGTTATTAAGGTAAAACAATTGTATAATATTAAATGAACGGaatattatctattatataaaatcaactTTAAAACATCTGTATCTACAATTTAGATCAATCCAATTCAGAACACTTgcgtccattcaattcaatttagcaATTGCATTCCATTTAATTCGATTGAAAAATAATCCATTAGCAAAATGTTGGTGTTATTGGTGATGACGATAACGAAaggggaggaggaggaggtatgcgtgtatttgaaagaagaagaagaagcagggGAGAAGAAGCAcggggagaagaagaagaaaaagcgcGTGTAATGACGTTCTTTTAATGAGAGTGATTTTTGTTGGTGTTGGACCTATTTGGATAAACTTGGATGAAAAAATACTTAGCATATCttgttaaaatttattgaagttGATCGTATTTGAcctaaacttttttatttgggataatattttgaaaggtaactattctgttaaaaaaatctttcacaAAAAGAAAATCTTTTACATATAAATGCCTAAAATTTAGTGAAACATGTGTGCTAAAACTTTTTTTCCCCATAGTTTTAAAGACTTTTTCCTCTTAAATGGTAGAATTTATTCTATTAGACATTAGTTATTGATCATTTGATTGTGAGTTTATCATATTAGAATATTTTTCTTGGAAAATAACGAAGAATTAGAAAAGCTTGATTTACAGGTGTTGTCAGACTGCCAGCAAGGAACGAGGGTTCAAGGATTACAGCTCCATTCACATTGTAAGCAATCCAATTATGACTCATTGAACATGCATGCAAGTCGTGCAACAATGCTTAACTTGAAGCATGGAATAACAATTGTCATAACAGAAtgcaaaaagaaaaaccaaTTACAAATTATTGCTGCTTTACTCGTGAGAGTTCATGAGTGCTAATATTAACTTGAAACTAGAAAAAGGGATATATAACTTAACAGCAGTATATTCCAATAACATGCATTACAACCCGTGTATTATTATATTTCTGAGCCTCTTCTCTCGGTTtgctatgtatatatattataataaagacATTCTACAGTGTACACCAATCTCATTGGATGACTTTGTCATTTGTCATccagtaaaaattcaaaaaatcatgtGAACCCAATTGATACATATTCACTACAAATCTTAGCTTGTGGTCCATCGTGTTAAAATTAGTGTGAAATATGAGTTCCAATCAAGATTATTATTCAAGAACACTGCCTGGTTAGAAATTCTTCTGATGATAACAAACCATTGATAAGGCGTTTAAGCCTTTCCGCGCCGGGGCCAGGCCTCAGTTCAGTGATATTTCTTATGTCAGAATATGATTTGCTGGTGTTAGGATTTACTTGTTTGAACCACTTGCCAGGAACATAACCTTCCGCATTTCGTCCCAAGAGTTCAGTATCGATCTTATCCAGGACTGGTTCCTTCCGGCCGAATTTCCGAGCAAAAGGAGCATTGCTTTCCACCATCTTCTGGTAGTTATTATCTGTAAGGTAGTGCGGATGCTGTTTCGGAGGGTTGTCCCATGATATGAAGTGAAGGTCATGGTTGACCGTGGTGTTCCGAAATTCGTCAGCATTGCAGATGACAGTGTGGAAATAGCCTTCAGGGGAAGATAGAAAGTTGGCATAATACATCAAGACTATTCTAGGCAAGTTATCCCATCCCCATAAACAGTACTCAACAAATTGGCGCGATAGCATCATCCAAGCAGAGCCTGAAAAAGGTAAGATAGCATCAAATTTAGCAGAGAACTAGAATTGATAGTTTTCAGTccacattttctttttgtttcccACCAGCATCCAAACCCTACTATGGAGGACCGACTAATTTGGCTCGGGGTTAGTCATTGCCCCTCAATTTACCTACCTTTCAAAATGCTGCTAGACTAACTCAATGTTGGTAACTCCACATTTTTTTCAAGTCTTCTAGTTATGGAAAGCTATTATTTGGTAAGGTGCTGTATTTCACATATTTAAGTAAACCTGGTTTAAATGATATCATGTTTAACAAACATATTCTAATTAGGTCTAAATACCTAATGTATgaattaaatggtttatgagtAAGGAATATAGTACAGTTCATAAGGGAAGGCTTGAAAAGGACTAGTACTATATATATTAGGAACACCGGCTGAGAGCATGGAAAATTTTAGCTGAAGAGAAATGTGGGAAATTGTAGGCTAACGAAAAAGGAATGGACAAAAGGGAGAAAGGTTATATAATTCTTAGAAATCATTCTCAACCACTGGCTAGTGGCTACTCTGAACTGTCAACAATTAATGAATATTGGATTCAAGATACTATCATCATTGTTctgttttccattttttctctccttttattACTAGTGTTTGACTTAGATTTTTTTTCCGTATCCCCTTGCTTGTTTGGATTTTGTAATTACTAATTACAACCAACATGTCTTTTATAGCACATTACCATTTAAAtgttgtaaaatttaaaataataaaagagatttTGACAGAAATTAATATGTATCAGATAGCAGGTTTTTCTCACCTGTAAACAGCTTATATTGCGTGGGCACACTTCTTCTCTCTGTCACCCAAAACACATCAGATTTATTGACGCTATAAAGAGCTGGATCAATTATAACTGGCTTCGCTCTCTGATCCCTAttggaaggaaaaagaaaaataaaaaaaattaagtctCACTTATAACGAAGAGTTACATTTGACATTTAACATTTAACATAATCATAAGTTACTTTAGAAGGAAATGTTATAAAATAATACGCAATTAAAAGTGAAGTTAATGTTACTGAAAACTTAAAAGGATTTACAACAACATACTCTTTCCAACCAATATCACTGGTGTGCTCAATGAAGTTTAGATGTCTCGGAATAGATGATAGTGTATGTAGCAGATCTGTTCAGCAAAATAGATGAAGTAAATTGAACTTACCACTGAACTAGTAGTAGCAAATTCAAACAACAAAAGAACCATGAAAATTCTCCAGAATTCAAACTTTGTTCTATGAATATCAGTTGGTAATACATTCTATTCCCATGGCATAATGTGGTCATTGGTCACACTTAACATCTAGCTGATGAGCAGACTAACAAGACAGAATTCAATTTGAAAACACAAACTGGGACCAGATCATaccaattcaaattcaaaaaaccTCCAAATTTATCTtaagattaaaattagctacaaccaagaaaaaaagaacaCCCTAAGAAACAACAGTCAGATGAGGTTCCCCGCtgcatccaaattccaaaacacAAAAGCATATCATTTAAATCATTAACACCAAACTCCACAAAATTGTCCAGTCCAGCCTCATTTCAAAAAACAaatcaactccaagaaaagcgaACACACTaaccaacaaaaagaaaaagtttaaaCCCAACATCGTTTTAGTCGTCAAGACACAAACTTGACAAAGAAAAACGAACAATCGACGAAAAGGGTCATAAAAAAAACATTGAACAaagttgttagttgttagttgttACCATCTTGTGTGACCAACGGATAATCCGAAGCGCTAAGGTTGATGAACCAGTCCCAGTCACCACCATCTCTGAGCAAAATGGCAGCAGCGTGAAGCGTGTTTGTAACCATGGTAGGTCCCCTGTAAGTTACCAAATTAGCCTTGACCACCATCCTGACGTTTCCAACAGCAGCAAACAAAGGCTCTTCCCTGACGAACTTAGCAAGGTCCAGTCTTTCGTGCGCAGGAGCTTCAAGATCGAGGTGAACAGCGTACTGGTTCCTTGGATGGTAAAGCGCCTTGAGAGTCCTCTTCAAAGTTTCACCGTCTCCCATTGAACCGGAGATCAAGTAGGCGATCCTTGGAACAGTGTTAATGGAAGATGTGGGAGAGAGGTTGAGCTTGGACTCAACAAAATTGGGAAGTTGATGGTGAGTGTTGAGGCGTGAACGGTAGAGGTAGAGTAAGGAGGTTGAATCTGAGGAGATGAAGATGGTGAGGAGTATGAGTATGGTGGATATGAGTAGAGAGAAGACTAGTGGTAGGaaccatttcttcttcttctgttgcttgttgttgctgttgttgttgttggagtCCATGGAAGAGTGTGAAGAAGGTGATGGAGGTTGCAGAGTTGAAGTGTAGAGAATGGTTTTTGAGGTTTGTGGAAAGGGGAAAGGGCGGCGCAGAATAAGGAAGTGTGCGCCGGAGGATCTATGCAAGGGGGTGAAGTGCGCACTTTACTATCAAGTGAGCAGGGATAGATTGGAGAAACGAAAAACAACATCTATGATCTATCTACTCTCTCTCCCTCACAGTCTCACCTTTGttaataactaaatttcaatttaattaacATTAGCGTACAACTACAAACATACCATAGACTCATAGAGGGATTTTTTCctgtaataaattaaaaaatatatattttaactttaaatactagtatatgttttttttttttaatttaaaggaAGTTTGTGGGGATGCGACAAACTCATTTAAAAAAAAcgtattttgaaaattaaaatttgtttaattatttttgagaaataataatttttttatttataataaaaaaatcctacCATATAGACTATCTCGATatagaaattcaaaaaacaaaaaatcagttattaagTTNNNNNNNNNNNNNNNNNNNNNNNNNNNNNNNNNNNNNNNNNNNNNNNNNNNNNNNNNNNNNNNNNNNNNNNNNNNNNNNNNNNNNNNNNNNNNNNNNNNNNNNNNNNNNNNNNNNNNNNNNNNNNNNNNNNNNNNNNNNNNNNNNNNNNNNNNNNNTtctgataaatataaataaatataaattataaatatcacaaaaaaaatatgtgtaaaatatttataaatataaatataaattattactaattaaatactaacaaaaaataataatatttattgactatgtaattttgtctttttgtaaaatttttaaagcagcATTATTACACTAAATATTCCTAAAACAATATTGTTatgcaaattatttttaatataatatataaatatgtgtATTATAGCTAATGCTGTGAATTATCCGAGTAGAGTGCCAAAAATCATTGGCATCAATTTTTTGCAACTCACGGCGTGTGTATGTGTAGAAATTACACCAAGTGAGTTTCATTATTTAattggattttttaaaaaatattcaaattttattatttaatttttttaaaattcagaaattgcactcaaatgattttttttttaaataatagaatTCGTCTTTAACAATTTCTCTTTTCGTATTCGCTCTCATATtctaataaaattgtaaaattatccaatattttcaaatttaaaaaagcatatataaaaaaacttCCGTTATTACTAATCAATTATACTATTAGTTTTTGTGATCGTCACTAATGCACCAGAATGTAGtaatgtaataaataaataaagatccgTAGTTGACTTTTAGAATTGACTGAGGAGACTATGAAATCAATGGTGAATCCTTATACACGCTGCGTTCACATTTTTACACCCGGCTTTAGATTAGATCAATTATTGTCTTCATGTCTTGTGCTTATGGTGATAGAAAGAATCCATTATCTCCCATGATTtacctttaatttattttttaatcaaacaaTTAGTTCGACCCTGTCGGGTTTATTGTCCTTTTTTCTTACAAAAAATCGTCATGCTTGCTTTGAGAATTATTCGACTCTTCAAGACTTCAACTCTCAAGTCTCAacttattccttttcttttttttttttgtgacaggaaacttattcctttttttttcttgcaagGTGTTGCGatagtttttaattatatttaattaaactttaAAACGGTTGTTACATAcatttatattcaattaatgACACATGTATAGTAGTGGTACTTTACCAAGAGCTACTGttcactttttagtttttactgCTACTATAACCAATAGAATATACCCGTAAATGTCAAGCAAGTTTTTGGTTATAAAATTAGTTAAGTTATTATTCATTTTAACTATATTATGTGCGTATATATAAATGAATAATTGATGGGTTAATTAAAAAGCTAAAGGTTATTACAGAGAGTTAGTGGCTAGTGCTAACATATAAGTTTTAACTACAAATTaaggtttttttatttaaattaaataaaaaaatttaatattatcatatttttctaaatcaatttttaaaacgAAAATCTCctattcttattattatataaatcattTCAGGATTGTATATATTAGATGATATATTAAACATTATATCCTaagataatttatttatgaaagtatttaaaaaaatgcacATAAATCGCCTCAAAGTACTGAACTTCCTAAAATGAACGTAAATCATCCCAGGATAAACAAGTTTACACGATTTTGCCCTAAAACACACTAGGATAGGACGATTTATATGCATCTCATAAAACGCAGCAGCCTAGCATGATTTATGTGCAATAAGCTAATGCACAATAAGCTGTGACGATTTATATGCATCTCACAAAACGCAGCAGCCTAGCATGATTTACGTGCAACAAGCTAATGCACAATAAGCTGTGACGATTTATGCATATAATCAAACCCTCAATAGCTTCCCACAAGTAATGTTTGCAAAAGAGAACCTCCATTAATAGCAAGGAAGGTATTGGAGAGAAGGAAAGGCAGGGAAGAAGACAGTCCACGacggaggaggaagaagaattcTTGGGATCAATGGCGGAGTAAGGCACGACCAAGTGAGTACAGGTGCACATCGCAGCCAGAGGCAGAGGGCGGCGACAGCAGCTACAAATCATGGTGATGGAAGCGTCGGTGGGCGGCGGAGGGGGGAAGTTCGTAGCAGGGTCAGGCAGGGTAGGGGGATAAGCAGTTTCAGTGAAAGATGGCGGGAAACGAAGGAGACATGTACCGATTGAATGGTATTACGCACGTTGCGGGATTTATCGACGAAGAGGTCAGTTGCCAAACTTGTTTGTAATCTATATAGTTGATgacaataatatattaaatgattataatataatttcttaatgTAATTATCTTAATGTAATTTATATAGTTTGTAAATTAgttgttttttaatattttaggcTTAAAATGCTTTGGAATGTTGTGGTTGTTGTAAGGTTAGGGGTGAATTTcccttttaatatatatttttgttgttattatgtGGTTGAGTTGCAACTGTATattcttgttttattagtcAATTCGATGTGTTAGGAGCATTCGCAGGCAAAAGAAGATGATAATGCATGACCGTATAATGTCGTACCTAGATAGTGTCGGATTACTACCTATTGCAAGGCTGAATGATTATTGGTTTAAGCTTGATGGGCCATCGATTAGTGCATTGTGGAGCAATGGCATCTCGAAACTCACACATTTCACATACCTTTTGGGGAGTGCACATTAACTTTACAGGATGTGGCGTATCAATTCGGCCTCCTTGTTGATGGATTTGCAGTTAGTGGATGTCTCAACGATTTTGAGCAGTTGATGGGGGGAAAGCCTGTATAGGTGTGCTTCGAAGAGTTATTTGGTGAACTTCCACCTGACGATTGTATTGATGAGTTCATCGTGTTGTTTTTTTGGTTTCAAAACAAGTTCAGAGTCATGCTAACTAATGCATCAGAGACCACGGTACAGGTTTATGCACGTGGTTACATTATGATATTGTTGTCCACGATGCTTTTCAGGGACAAGTCTGGTTTATTTACGGTAGTTTCTATATGTTGCAGACTTCAACAGACTCGAAAAATATAGCTGGGGTTCGGCCACTTTATTCTGATTGTATAGGTGTCTTTGCAAAGTTGCTAACTGGAATGTTAAGAACCTAGTTGAGTCACTAACATTACTGCAAGTCTTGGATATTTTGGCGTTTTCCCACATTCAAGCCCAGAAGTTTTGACACTATTTTCTGGCAACTTGCATCGAAGCAAGTACATTTCATGAATGAGATTTATAGTGCACTAATTCATATACCTTTTTTCTAAGTTTAATGCTTATCATTATGAGTTTTCAAGATGGGGTAGGTACCTGCCATCGTCAGATGAGAAGGGTCCTCAAGTCATTGATACTCGACATATACTAGACAGGTTGAGTGTAGATGATGTAAGTGTAAGCTTTCATTACTTGCTTACGATTATACTGGTTCCTTGTTTATATTTATGTCATAATACTTGAGTTTTATCTTGTGCAATCACCATTAGTAAAGTACCTTCATACTTGCCATATAAATGAGTACTATCGATAGATATCAATGGCTTGCAATACTTGAAGACCTTAACACATAGAGAAAATGTCCAAAACAATCAATGAAAAAACACCCTCATTCCATCGACCGTATTATCAGCCCTAACAGGTGAAGTACACAACACTGCAGTAGTGCCAGACATATATATCTAAACCCTGATGATCCACCTTAGAATCAAGTTGTAAGACTTCTCCCAATTCTCATATATCTGTGCAATTGCCTTCTATTTATCCATTCACACCTTCCTGTAATTGGGCTTGAAACCAAATTTTGATGAGACCGCATTCTGCAACACTTTCACGAAAACTGACACATCTGTCATGACCAACGATAGAATTGATGCATAGATGACATGATAATTAAGCTTCCTATGATTAGTGGATATATCTGTTGCAAGACATGTGTACAGCCCATTGTATTTTCTAACTTTCTAGTAGACTTTTTTCAGCTGCATAGTCATACGTATTAGCCAATTACATCCATTCCCAAAACTGCACACACCTTCTATGATACTTCAATTGATTAGACTCAAACACTTTATACTCAACACCCCAACAAATATTATAACTCTTCACTGTCAATACAGCTTCTTCTTTGCTTTGGAACCACTGACCGATTTGAAACTCGTCTATGCCAAGCATACCAACCCCGTCTCCATGAATAGCAGGGAGCTATTGATTTGGAAATGCATATTGATTCATTGCCTCAAGATCTAAATTAGAGAAGTATGGAGGGTACTGTTGTGTTTGAGAGCTTGACTAAGCTCGCGATCTCCCGACACATGTTGTGTCTTCCTTGCCAATGGTATCATCACCAGTAATAGGTGGTTCTGAATCCAACCCATTATCACCTATAGTCTCGGCAAGTGGATCTCTATCTCTGACCTTCATGAATACCAGTGCATCATCCAATACATGTGCTACTCTCATTGCAGCTGCAAGCTCTCCGAAGGTATGCACATCACCCAATTCATCtacattatttgtttaaacggACAAATTTGCTGTAAATGATGGAGACAAAACATGGGCAGTAACCTCATGACCAGTTAGAATGGCACTAAAACTCCCTTATATCACACCGATTGGCAGATTCGAAGTAGATCCACCAAAGATACCCTCTACATCAACCATTATTGCAAACAACTCCATAGCGTCCAAATCTGGAAATCTAGCTTGACTATGAAATATAACTTATATGTCGTTATTGTCTAGAATCTCATATCTTCCAAACTTAACATAACCTTGCCTGAGTGAGATAGGAATCCGAAAAAAATACTTGCTTTACACGTTTTTTGCCGTACTTTCCTAATTTCTGTAAGATACTATTTTTTAAATCCATCAAACTCATTGACAGATTTACAAACACATCAATCTGCTTTCTACTAGAGAATGTAATACCTCACTTGTgttttcatcaatttttttttttggtgatgaACTAGCAAAAACACACTCTTAGCCATCTCTCCCAAAAACTCTCAATTCATGTATGGCTTGTTATACACCAAACTCATTTATTTATAGGCTCATTGTTTAATTTTCATAAATCATCCCAGAATCTTGAGCTTTATGTATCCGCACGTAAATCGTCACAAGGTCTTGAAGGTTCGCCTCCAACACATGAATTGTTACAAGGTGTTGTGGCTTAGATTTAAACGTAAATCGTCTCAGGATGCTGTGGGTTAAGGGATAAAAGCGTAAATTATCACATGCGAGGACAATTCATGTTTATTTAGAAAGTTCAGTATCTTGGGATGATTTATgtgcaatttttttaaagatttttatgCATAAATGATCTTATGGTGTAATGTTTATTATATTATCTAATAcacacaattttaaaataatttatacattaataaaaataaaaaattcacatattaaaaattagtttaagaGAATCCGATAATATTagattctctttattttatttaaataaaaaaaaagccaCAAATAACTAATTAAGTACTATGCATGTACCctttttattatatgaaaaatggAAGTGATTTAGTTGGTGGAGGGAAtccgatgaatttggttttatATAAATGGTCcattattaaaatatctaatttgcTTAAACATTTTCTGTTTGATGATATTCAAATCCTACCTGATATGGCGAAGCTCAGCCCGTATAACTTATATCAACATCATAATTCACAATATGAAACTAAATTTATactaaaagaatttaattttaatNNNNNNNNNNNNNNNNNNNNNNNNNNNNNNNNNNNNNNNNNNNNNNNNNNNNNNNNNNNNNNNNNNNNNNNNNNNNNNNNNNNNNNNNNNNNNNNNNNNNNNNNNNNNNNNNNNNNNNNNNNNNNNGAccgattaaaataaaaaaagcaattatttacttaaa is part of the Arachis duranensis cultivar V14167 chromosome 1, aradu.V14167.gnm2.J7QH, whole genome shotgun sequence genome and encodes:
- the LOC107469993 gene encoding beta-glucuronosyltransferase GlcAT14B, which codes for MDSNNNNSNNKQQKKKKWFLPLVFSLLISTILILLTIFISSDSTSLLYLYRSRLNTHHQLPNFVESKLNLSPTSSINTVPRIAYLISGSMGDGETLKRTLKALYHPRNQYAVHLDLEAPAHERLDLAKFVREEPLFAAVGNVRMVVKANLVTYRGPTMVTNTLHAAAILLRDGGDWDWFINLSASDYPLVTQDDLLHTLSSIPRHLNFIEHTSDIGWKEDQRAKPVIIDPALYSVNKSDVFWVTERRSVPTQYKLFTGSAWMMLSRQFVEYCLWGWDNLPRIVLMYYANFLSSPEGYFHTVICNADEFRNTTVNHDLHFISWDNPPKQHPHYLTDNNYQKMVESNAPFARKFGRKEPVLDKIDTELLGRNAEGYVPGKWFKQVNPNTSKSYSDIRNITELRPGPGAERLKRLINGLLSSEEFLTRQCS